One window of Candidatus Sulfotelmatobacter sp. genomic DNA carries:
- a CDS encoding purine-nucleoside phosphorylase, with product MSVTPSLPTQDLSGRVAAAVAAIRAKSALSPRVALTLGSGLGGAVRSIERAEAFPTAELPHWPRSTVAGHAGRLVLGLWRGVPVVALAGRSHRYEGYTLDRVTFGVRVMHALGARSMVFTNAVGAIHPELGPADLMLAVDHINFIGKRGLFTPDELRERRAGRRVATPYSPRLRAGLLAAAARAEVKLHLGTLMGGHGPSYETASEVRMASALGADVACMSTVHEVTLAAELGAEAASISCVTNRATGLAEGPLSHSEVTEVADRAATSLTRLIEAFLDGEAQRG from the coding sequence ATGAGCGTCACCCCTTCGCTGCCCACGCAGGATCTCTCGGGGCGGGTTGCCGCGGCGGTCGCCGCGATTCGCGCGAAAAGCGCGCTCTCGCCGCGCGTCGCGCTGACGCTCGGCTCGGGGCTCGGCGGCGCAGTGAGGTCCATCGAGCGGGCCGAGGCGTTTCCGACCGCCGAACTTCCCCACTGGCCACGCTCGACGGTGGCGGGTCACGCCGGGCGGCTCGTGCTCGGCCTGTGGCGCGGCGTGCCGGTGGTGGCGCTGGCCGGCCGCAGCCATCGATACGAGGGTTACACCCTCGATCGTGTCACCTTTGGCGTGCGCGTGATGCACGCGCTTGGGGCCCGCTCGATGGTGTTCACCAACGCGGTCGGCGCGATCCATCCGGAACTGGGTCCTGCCGATCTCATGCTGGCGGTGGATCACATCAACTTCATCGGGAAACGCGGGCTGTTCACGCCCGACGAGCTGCGCGAGCGACGAGCCGGCCGGCGTGTCGCCACGCCCTATTCGCCCCGGCTGCGCGCGGGCCTGCTCGCGGCCGCGGCCCGCGCCGAAGTGAAGCTCCACCTCGGCACGCTGATGGGCGGGCATGGGCCGAGCTACGAGACCGCGTCCGAGGTGCGCATGGCCTCGGCGTTGGGAGCCGACGTGGCGTGCATGAGCACGGTGCACGAAGTGACGCTGGCGGCCGAGCTGGGTGCCGAAGCCGCCAGCATCTCGTGCGTCACCAATCGCGCGACGGGACTGGCCGAGGGACCTCTGTCGCACAGCGAGGTCACGGAGGTCGCCGACCGTGCGGCCACCTCGCTCACCCGGCTGATCGAGGCCTTCCTGGACGGCGAAGCCCAGCGGGGCTGA